A genomic region of Yoonia rosea contains the following coding sequences:
- a CDS encoding acyl-CoA dehydrogenase family protein — MPHDGQDMTLNQSPLLGDLLALTAATIPAVEDVLGRAKEAVRAIVTDGGRISGALIEENQTAAHGLAWLATYAQSLQQMQKWAERLQAEGKFGEVEQLLHQIAFGEYLWQIYGGIPMSQGEILRLQDIGLNQDDMRALMEPAVMTLTQSGNTQAARMRLVALMEEQSANITVGASGLDDELEMIREQFRRFSIDRIEPHAHDWHLKDELIPLEIIDEMAEMGVFGLTIPEEYGGFGLSKASMCVVSEELSRGYIGVGSLGTRSEIAAELILCGGTEEQKQKWLPGLASAEILPTAVFTEPNTGSDLGNLRTRAVKKGDDWEVTGNKTWITHASRTHVMTLLARTDPDTSDYRGLSMFLAEKTPGTDEHPFPTPGMTGGEIEVLGYRGMKEYELAFDGFAVKGENLLGGETGKGFKQLMQTFESARIQTAARAVGVAQSALDVGMQYAQDRKQFGKSLINFPRVAGKLAMMAVEIMVARQLTYFSAHEKDNDRRCDLEAGMAKLLSARIAWACADNALQIHGGNGFALEYKVSRILCDARILNIFEGAAEIQAQVIARRLLD, encoded by the coding sequence ATGCCGCATGATGGTCAGGATATGACGTTGAACCAAAGCCCCCTTCTGGGCGATCTTTTGGCGCTCACCGCTGCCACCATTCCTGCGGTCGAAGACGTGCTTGGACGCGCCAAGGAAGCTGTGCGCGCGATTGTCACCGATGGCGGGCGAATTTCGGGTGCGCTGATCGAAGAGAACCAGACTGCGGCACATGGTCTGGCATGGCTGGCGACATACGCACAGTCTTTGCAGCAAATGCAGAAGTGGGCCGAACGTCTGCAAGCCGAGGGCAAATTTGGCGAAGTTGAACAGTTGCTGCACCAGATCGCCTTTGGTGAATACCTTTGGCAAATCTACGGCGGCATCCCGATGAGCCAAGGCGAAATCCTGCGATTGCAAGATATCGGGCTAAACCAGGATGACATGCGCGCCCTGATGGAACCCGCCGTCATGACGTTGACGCAGTCCGGCAACACGCAGGCTGCGCGCATGCGACTTGTTGCGCTGATGGAAGAGCAATCCGCAAACATCACTGTTGGCGCCTCAGGTCTTGATGACGAGCTTGAGATGATCCGCGAGCAGTTCCGGCGTTTCAGCATCGACCGCATCGAACCCCACGCCCATGACTGGCACCTCAAGGACGAATTGATCCCGCTCGAAATCATCGACGAAATGGCCGAAATGGGCGTCTTTGGCCTTACCATTCCGGAAGAATACGGCGGTTTCGGCCTGTCCAAAGCATCTATGTGTGTGGTGTCAGAAGAATTGTCGCGCGGTTATATCGGGGTCGGTTCACTCGGAACACGGTCCGAGATCGCAGCAGAGCTGATTCTTTGCGGCGGCACCGAAGAGCAAAAGCAAAAATGGCTTCCCGGCCTTGCCTCTGCAGAAATTCTTCCGACAGCCGTTTTCACAGAGCCCAACACAGGCTCCGACCTCGGCAACCTGCGCACCCGCGCCGTCAAGAAGGGCGACGATTGGGAAGTGACCGGCAACAAGACGTGGATCACCCACGCCTCGCGCACACATGTGATGACCTTGCTGGCGCGCACCGACCCCGACACGAGTGATTATCGTGGCCTATCCATGTTCCTTGCGGAAAAAACGCCCGGTACGGACGAACACCCCTTCCCGACCCCCGGCATGACCGGCGGTGAGATCGAGGTGCTGGGCTATCGCGGCATGAAGGAATACGAATTGGCCTTTGACGGCTTTGCAGTGAAGGGTGAAAACCTGCTTGGCGGCGAAACCGGCAAAGGGTTCAAGCAACTGATGCAGACCTTCGAGAGCGCGCGCATCCAGACCGCTGCCCGTGCCGTCGGCGTGGCCCAATCCGCACTGGATGTAGGGATGCAATACGCCCAGGACCGCAAGCAATTCGGCAAATCCCTGATCAATTTCCCCCGTGTCGCGGGCAAACTCGCCATGATGGCGGTGGAGATCATGGTCGCGCGGCAACTGACCTATTTCAGCGCGCATGAGAAAGACAACGACCGCCGCTGCGACCTCGAAGCAGGCATGGCGAAACTCTTGAGTGCGCGCATTGCGTGGGCCTGCGCTGACAATGCGCTGCAAATCCACGGCGGCAACGGTTTCGCGCTGGAATACAAGGTCAGCCGCATTCTTTGCGACGCGCGCATCCTGAATATCTTTGAAGGGGCAGCCGAAATCCAAGCCCAAGTGATCGCACGTCGCTTGCTCGACTAG
- a CDS encoding sulfite exporter TauE/SafE family protein yields MPEFSPLLTPTIFLFAFAVTLLGGFVKGAVGFAMPLIMISGMGILIPPELVIAGIVFPIVISNALQVARSGFGNAQAALKEHWRYVLVVCVMILVAAQFVRSIPGNVMFIVLGVPVVGLCIIQLIGWRPQITPRWRRPFEWVAGALAGTLGGLAGTWGPPTVLYLLALNTPRTSQMSVQGVIYGLGSVMLLLGHLQSGILNAQTWGFSAALVVPALVGMWLGFRLGDRFDQERFRRVTLWVLVIAGVNLIRRGLMG; encoded by the coding sequence ATGCCAGAATTTTCGCCTCTTCTCACCCCTACGATTTTTCTCTTTGCATTTGCAGTTACGCTGCTGGGTGGATTTGTCAAAGGTGCCGTTGGGTTCGCGATGCCGCTGATCATGATTTCCGGCATGGGCATTCTGATCCCGCCCGAGCTGGTGATTGCAGGTATCGTTTTTCCGATTGTGATCAGCAATGCTTTGCAAGTCGCGCGTTCGGGGTTTGGCAATGCGCAGGCGGCGCTCAAAGAACACTGGCGCTATGTGCTGGTGGTTTGTGTGATGATCCTTGTGGCCGCGCAGTTCGTACGGAGCATCCCTGGCAATGTCATGTTTATCGTGTTGGGTGTGCCGGTTGTGGGTCTGTGTATTATTCAACTGATCGGGTGGCGCCCTCAGATCACACCGCGATGGCGGCGGCCTTTTGAATGGGTTGCAGGCGCATTGGCAGGAACGCTGGGGGGATTGGCAGGAACGTGGGGCCCGCCCACAGTTCTGTATCTGCTTGCATTAAACACACCGCGTACCAGCCAGATGTCTGTGCAGGGGGTAATTTACGGGCTCGGGTCGGTGATGCTTTTGCTCGGGCATTTGCAGTCGGGCATCTTGAATGCCCAGACATGGGGGTTCTCCGCAGCCCTTGTCGTGCCTGCGCTGGTTGGAATGTGGCTCGGGTTTCGTCTGGGTGACCGATTTGACCAAGAACGATTCCGGCGTGTCACGCTTTGGGTTCTGGTCATCGCAGGCGTTAATCTGATCCGGCGCGGCCTTATGGGGTAG
- a CDS encoding phosphoenolpyruvate carboxykinase, with protein sequence MDQGTVNPSMKLEDQGITGLGYVYYNRSETELHEAAVAAGEGVTGKGGTFLVTTGKHTGRSPKDKFVVKTEGVVDTIWWENNPPMDPAKFDALYADMLAHMKGGTYNVQDLFGGADPAHRLDVRVVTELAWHGLFIRHLLRRPDAAELESFVPDFTIINCPTFKADPEKHGCRSETVIALNFEAKLILIGGTEYAGENKKSVFTLLNYLLPEKGIMPMHCSANHAPGNPVDTAVFFGLSGTGKTTLSADPTRVLIGDDEHGWSERGTFNFEGGCYAKTIGLDPEAEPEIYATCSMPHTVIENMVFDPETLELDFDDDSLTANMRCAYPLNYISNASETALGGHPKNIIMLTCDAFGVLPPIARLTPAQAMYHFLSGFTSKVAGTERGVTEPEPTFSTCFGAPFMPRRPEVYGNLLRSKIASHGATCWLVNTGWTGGAYGTGSRMPIKATRALLSAALDGTLIESTFRKDAYFGFEVPVSVEGVDDKLLNPRDTWADKEAYDTQAAKLVTMFSDNFEKYVPFIDDDVKAAAIG encoded by the coding sequence ATGGACCAAGGTACGGTCAACCCATCGATGAAACTTGAAGATCAAGGCATCACAGGGCTGGGTTATGTTTATTACAACCGCTCTGAAACCGAACTGCACGAAGCGGCCGTTGCCGCCGGTGAGGGTGTGACGGGCAAAGGCGGAACATTCCTTGTCACCACCGGGAAGCACACAGGCCGTTCGCCCAAAGACAAATTCGTCGTCAAAACCGAAGGCGTTGTTGATACGATCTGGTGGGAAAACAATCCGCCCATGGACCCAGCTAAATTTGACGCGCTTTATGCTGATATGCTGGCACATATGAAGGGTGGCACCTACAACGTGCAGGATCTTTTTGGGGGCGCTGACCCCGCACATCGGCTTGATGTGCGTGTGGTAACCGAACTGGCATGGCATGGCCTGTTCATCCGTCACCTGCTGCGTCGCCCGGACGCCGCAGAGCTTGAAAGCTTCGTGCCGGACTTCACTATCATCAACTGCCCGACCTTCAAGGCAGATCCCGAAAAACACGGGTGCCGGTCCGAGACTGTGATCGCACTGAACTTTGAGGCAAAGCTGATCCTGATTGGCGGCACCGAATATGCTGGCGAAAACAAGAAATCGGTTTTCACACTGCTCAACTACCTGCTGCCCGAAAAAGGCATTATGCCGATGCACTGCTCGGCCAACCACGCGCCAGGCAATCCGGTCGACACAGCCGTATTCTTCGGCTTGTCAGGGACAGGTAAAACAACGCTTTCCGCAGATCCAACCCGGGTTCTGATCGGTGACGATGAACATGGCTGGTCCGAGCGCGGCACGTTCAACTTCGAAGGTGGCTGCTACGCCAAGACAATCGGCCTCGACCCCGAAGCAGAGCCGGAAATCTACGCCACCTGCTCTATGCCGCATACTGTGATCGAAAACATGGTTTTCGATCCCGAGACGCTGGAACTCGACTTTGACGACGACAGCCTGACCGCAAACATGCGCTGCGCCTACCCTTTGAATTACATCTCCAACGCGTCTGAAACCGCACTGGGCGGCCACCCCAAGAATATCATCATGTTGACCTGCGATGCTTTCGGTGTGCTGCCTCCCATCGCACGACTGACGCCAGCGCAGGCGATGTATCACTTCCTGTCCGGTTTCACGTCCAAGGTTGCCGGCACAGAGCGCGGCGTCACCGAACCAGAGCCCACATTCAGCACCTGCTTTGGCGCCCCCTTCATGCCGCGCCGCCCAGAGGTCTACGGCAACCTGTTGCGCTCGAAAATCGCAAGCCATGGTGCAACCTGCTGGCTGGTGAACACCGGCTGGACAGGCGGTGCATACGGAACGGGATCGCGGATGCCGATCAAGGCGACACGCGCGCTGTTGTCAGCGGCGCTCGATGGGACATTGATTGAAAGCACCTTCCGCAAGGACGCCTATTTCGGCTTTGAAGTCCCGGTATCTGTGGAAGGTGTCGACGATAAGCTGCTGAACCCGCGTGACACATGGGCAGACAAAGAAGCCTATGACACACAGGCGGCCAAACTGGTCACGATGTTCAGCGACAACTTTGAAAAATACGTCCCTTTCATTGATGACGACGTCAAGGCCGCTGCGATCGGGTAA
- a CDS encoding response regulator transcription factor, with the protein MSRIALVDDDRNILTSVAMTLEAEGFEVETYNDGLSALEAFNKRMPDMAVLDIKMPRMDGMDLLQRLRQKTSMPVIFLTSKDDEIDEVLGLRMGADDYVKKPFSQRLLVERIRALLRRQDAIAGEEIEETEDTKVMVRGELVMDPLRHAVKWKGRDVSLTVTEFLLLQALAQRPGFVKSRDQLMDVAYDDQVYVDDRTIDSHIKRLRKKMRNTDDEFSAIETLYGIGYRYNEE; encoded by the coding sequence ATGTCGAGAATTGCACTTGTAGACGATGACAGGAACATCCTCACGTCCGTTGCCATGACGCTAGAGGCGGAGGGTTTCGAGGTTGAGACCTATAATGACGGTCTCTCCGCGCTCGAGGCTTTCAACAAACGGATGCCTGACATGGCTGTCTTGGACATCAAAATGCCACGGATGGACGGAATGGATTTGTTGCAAAGATTGCGGCAAAAGACCTCCATGCCCGTTATTTTCCTGACTTCCAAGGACGATGAGATCGACGAAGTGCTTGGTTTGCGCATGGGGGCTGACGACTACGTAAAAAAGCCATTTTCGCAGCGTTTACTTGTTGAACGAATCCGTGCGCTCTTGCGCAGGCAAGATGCGATTGCGGGCGAAGAGATTGAGGAAACCGAAGACACCAAAGTGATGGTCCGAGGTGAGTTGGTGATGGATCCGCTCCGTCACGCAGTGAAATGGAAAGGGAGAGACGTATCCCTAACGGTGACGGAATTTTTGTTGTTGCAGGCGCTGGCCCAGCGGCCCGGCTTTGTAAAAAGCCGCGATCAGCTGATGGATGTGGCCTATGACGACCAAGTTTACGTGGACGATCGGACGATCGACAGCCACATCAAGCGGCTGCGGAAAAAGATGCGTAACACAGATGACGAGTTCTCTGCGATCGAGACCCTTTACGGGATCGGGTACCGCTACAACGAAGAGTAA
- a CDS encoding sensor histidine kinase: MTASPKIDVRDLKSVRAAARTPDLVLGDDWVDPDFVTEEIEVDEIPGGRLFALRRSPIARKIITFNLIALIMLISGVLYLSPSRDSLAFQRANGLVNEAQLIADVFEGQLPRIAPVNLVTADGINPTATLEGLNLRGGVEVSVFAPDTTLVARASGSLNQEQIAELEAQTGGTFILDFLVSVWDGLISLGSFGQGDTSEQDALVRLSQENVRDAILNGTQLEATEINGATTFIVTTPIMRNDVAVGVIAVTTAAGEVDSLVRREREQFLRLFFVGILVSVGLSLVLASTIANPLAQLATAAEASQEKNARKMSPGRVRIPDLSGRPDEIGRLSAALRSMVSALYERIEGNEQFAADVAHEIKNPLASLRSAVGTMRVAKRDDQRERLLEVIEHDVKRLDRLVSDISNASRLDSELVKEEEESFDLIKMLGNIGEFLGKDAQLRGVDFVTDLPEGTLMVQGLEGRMAQVFVNLITNAISFCDKGDAIRIWARTRQNRVLVVVEDTGPGIPDDALTKIFQRFYSERPEGQFGNNSGLGLAISKQIVEAHGGAIWAENIRPTDADPTSEPLGARFVVGLPI, translated from the coding sequence ATGACGGCTTCGCCCAAAATTGACGTACGCGACCTCAAGTCCGTGCGCGCAGCGGCGCGTACGCCTGATCTTGTGCTCGGTGATGATTGGGTTGATCCGGACTTTGTCACCGAAGAGATCGAAGTTGACGAGATTCCGGGCGGGCGTTTGTTCGCGCTGCGGCGGTCGCCAATTGCACGCAAGATTATCACCTTTAACCTGATCGCTTTGATCATGCTGATTTCCGGCGTGCTCTATCTCAGCCCCTCGCGTGACAGCCTTGCATTTCAGCGTGCCAACGGATTGGTCAACGAGGCGCAGCTGATTGCCGATGTTTTTGAAGGGCAGCTGCCCAGAATTGCGCCGGTAAACCTTGTCACGGCAGACGGGATCAATCCGACAGCCACTTTGGAGGGGTTGAACCTGCGAGGCGGCGTCGAGGTTTCTGTTTTTGCACCAGATACCACTCTGGTGGCCCGCGCCAGCGGCAGCCTTAACCAAGAACAGATTGCCGAGCTTGAAGCGCAGACTGGCGGCACGTTCATCCTCGATTTTCTTGTTTCGGTTTGGGACGGGCTGATCAGCCTTGGCTCGTTCGGGCAGGGAGACACCAGTGAGCAGGACGCGCTTGTGCGGCTGTCTCAAGAGAATGTGCGCGACGCGATCCTGAACGGCACTCAATTGGAAGCAACGGAAATCAACGGGGCGACAACCTTTATCGTCACAACGCCCATCATGCGTAATGATGTGGCCGTTGGGGTCATTGCCGTCACGACTGCCGCTGGTGAGGTTGACAGCCTTGTCCGCCGTGAGCGCGAGCAATTCCTGCGCCTGTTCTTTGTGGGTATTCTGGTGAGTGTCGGTCTCAGTCTGGTACTTGCCTCGACGATCGCCAATCCGCTGGCACAATTGGCCACTGCCGCAGAGGCCAGTCAGGAAAAGAATGCGCGCAAGATGTCCCCTGGCCGTGTCCGTATCCCTGATCTGAGCGGGCGCCCCGATGAAATTGGCCGTTTGTCCGCCGCCCTGCGCAGCATGGTGTCGGCGCTGTATGAACGGATCGAAGGGAACGAACAATTCGCCGCAGATGTGGCGCATGAAATCAAGAACCCTTTGGCCTCGCTGCGCTCAGCCGTGGGGACGATGCGCGTGGCCAAACGCGACGACCAGCGCGAGCGTCTGCTGGAAGTAATCGAACACGATGTGAAGCGTTTGGACAGGCTTGTCAGTGACATCTCGAACGCGTCACGCCTCGACAGTGAACTTGTGAAGGAAGAGGAAGAGTCCTTTGACCTGATCAAGATGTTGGGGAATATCGGTGAATTCCTTGGCAAGGACGCCCAGCTTCGCGGCGTCGATTTCGTGACTGACCTGCCCGAAGGTACGCTTATGGTCCAGGGCCTCGAAGGGCGCATGGCGCAGGTCTTTGTCAATCTGATCACAAATGCGATTTCCTTCTGTGACAAAGGCGATGCGATCCGCATCTGGGCGCGCACCCGTCAGAACCGGGTGCTGGTCGTGGTCGAAGACACAGGCCCCGGTATTCCTGATGATGCGCTGACCAAGATTTTCCAACGCTTCTATTCCGAGCGCCCCGAAGGACAGTTCGGCAACAACTCCGGCCTTGGTCTGGCGATCTCCAAGCAGATCGTCGAAGCCCATGGCGGCGCAATTTGGGCCGAGAATATCCGACCAACCGATGCCGACCCTACGTCAGAGCCACTGGGTGCCCGTTTTGTTGTTGGCCTGCCAATCTAG
- a CDS encoding HPr kinase/phosphorylase gives MAASHTLHATSVAWDNRAVIITGKSGSGKSALGLQLIALGCKLVADDGVRLTLDNDNVVAQAPDTIKGLIEARGIGILNAQVQRRARAVLVVNLDQSEQTRLPEARSFEVLGHNLPLIYRVDAPHFAAAILQILKSGWSDR, from the coding sequence ATGGCCGCATCCCATACTCTGCACGCGACCTCTGTGGCATGGGACAATCGCGCCGTCATCATCACGGGAAAGTCTGGCTCGGGTAAATCTGCCTTGGGGCTGCAACTTATTGCACTCGGCTGCAAATTGGTTGCGGATGATGGTGTGCGCCTTACGTTGGACAACGACAATGTGGTCGCGCAAGCACCGGACACCATCAAAGGGCTGATCGAAGCACGCGGAATCGGTATCCTGAATGCACAGGTGCAGCGCCGTGCGAGGGCTGTTTTGGTCGTAAACCTTGATCAATCTGAGCAGACGCGCCTGCCCGAGGCGCGATCTTTTGAAGTACTGGGACATAATCTCCCCTTGATCTACCGTGTGGACGCGCCACACTTTGCCGCAGCAATTTTACAAATTCTCAAATCCGGTTGGAGTGATCGATGA
- the rapZ gene encoding RNase adapter RapZ, giving the protein MTKTGEAPQDQAPSVVLVTGPSGAGRSTAIRALEDLGYEVIDNLPLSLLPRLLEGPPPVRPLALGIDVRNRDFSISALIDTIDRLTGKGQFPAQVLYMDANEEELVRRYSETRRRHPLAPGGPPLAGIQAERELLIPIRARADVLIDTTGMSPHEAKAEVERWFRTGEGGAKLGVTLHSFSYKRGLPRGMDIVIDCRFLQNPHWEENLRVLDGRDSAVAAYVAADPRFPPFFAQVKGLVDLLLPAHKDEGKAHLSIAFGCTGGKHRSVAMTERLAEALAQDGWHVSKRHRELERRDAQRKREDVV; this is encoded by the coding sequence ATGACCAAGACGGGTGAAGCCCCGCAGGATCAGGCCCCTAGCGTGGTCTTGGTCACCGGCCCGTCCGGAGCTGGGCGCTCAACGGCTATCAGGGCGCTTGAGGACTTGGGATATGAGGTCATCGACAACCTGCCGTTGTCGCTCTTGCCGCGCCTGCTCGAGGGTCCGCCGCCGGTGCGTCCGCTGGCTTTGGGCATTGACGTGCGTAACCGTGATTTCAGCATCAGTGCGTTGATTGACACGATTGACCGGCTGACAGGCAAGGGGCAGTTTCCGGCGCAGGTTCTCTATATGGATGCCAACGAGGAAGAACTTGTGCGCCGCTATTCCGAGACGCGGCGGCGGCATCCTTTGGCCCCGGGTGGTCCGCCACTTGCCGGCATTCAGGCCGAGCGCGAACTCTTGATCCCTATCCGTGCGCGCGCCGATGTGCTGATTGATACGACAGGCATGTCGCCGCACGAGGCCAAGGCGGAAGTTGAGCGATGGTTCAGAACGGGCGAGGGCGGTGCCAAACTCGGCGTCACATTGCATTCTTTTTCTTACAAACGCGGTCTGCCGCGCGGCATGGACATCGTGATTGATTGCCGTTTTCTGCAAAATCCCCATTGGGAGGAAAACCTGCGCGTCCTCGACGGCCGTGATTCTGCCGTGGCGGCCTATGTCGCGGCTGATCCGCGCTTTCCGCCATTTTTCGCACAGGTGAAGGGCCTCGTGGATTTGCTTCTTCCTGCGCATAAGGACGAGGGCAAAGCGCACCTCTCAATCGCCTTTGGCTGTACAGGGGGCAAACACCGCTCGGTTGCAATGACAGAACGGCTTGCAGAGGCCCTTGCACAAGACGGGTGGCATGTGTCTAAACGACATCGCGAATTAGAGCGGCGCGATGCGCAAAGGAAAAGGGAAGACGTGGTTTGA
- a CDS encoding PTS sugar transporter subunit IIA: protein MIGIVIVAHGGLAQEYHAAVEHVVGPQPGMVSIAIGPEDDRAAKQTEICQAADDVDTGDGVVIVTDMFGGSPTNLSLKACSPENRRILYGANLPMLIKLAKSRKASVPDAVEAAIAAAHKYINSHNGGLPQ, encoded by the coding sequence TTGATTGGTATCGTCATCGTGGCGCATGGGGGGTTGGCGCAGGAGTATCACGCCGCGGTCGAGCATGTCGTTGGACCGCAGCCCGGCATGGTCAGTATTGCGATTGGCCCCGAAGATGACCGCGCGGCGAAACAGACCGAAATCTGCCAGGCTGCAGATGATGTCGATACCGGTGACGGTGTAGTCATCGTCACGGATATGTTTGGTGGTTCGCCGACCAACCTTTCGCTCAAGGCCTGTAGCCCGGAAAACCGCCGTATCCTTTATGGAGCAAACCTGCCGATGCTCATCAAACTTGCCAAATCCCGCAAGGCCAGCGTGCCGGATGCTGTCGAAGCGGCCATTGCTGCGGCGCACAAATACATCAATAGTCACAACGGGGGGCTTCCCCAATGA
- a CDS encoding HPr family phosphocarrier protein, protein MTQMRLKIENIKGLHARASAKLVEVVESFDAEAIVSKDGERTSGDSIMGLLMLAASIGTFIDVETRGPQEKELAAAIENLVADKFGEGD, encoded by the coding sequence ATGACCCAGATGCGTTTGAAGATCGAGAATATCAAAGGTCTGCACGCGCGCGCGTCCGCCAAACTGGTCGAGGTTGTCGAAAGCTTTGATGCCGAGGCCATAGTCAGCAAGGATGGTGAACGCACCAGCGGCGACAGCATCATGGGGCTTTTGATGTTGGCAGCCTCCATCGGAACCTTTATTGACGTGGAAACCCGCGGGCCGCAGGAAAAAGAGCTTGCTGCGGCAATAGAAAACCTTGTTGCCGATAAATTCGGTGAGGGCGACTGA
- a CDS encoding lysophospholipid acyltransferase family protein: MTDTTPKAPAQTSASKPVPHVYNRRALTYSETFDHPVRRTVIKTIEWLTGKIKIIRMVRAFEKRGRFEDQAFWRNALDVMGIDVTTPDEQLARIPKTGPVVVVANHPHGLVDGMIFAELIGRVRSDYRILTRAFLTDIDEGAGKFLIPVPFPHEEGAQAKMVEMRKQAMAHLNAGGVVAVFPSGVVASSDTLFGPMIEREWNLFTAKMIRMSGARVVPLFFPGANSRWYQMANRISPTLRQSLLIYEIVRACGKPQKPVVGHPFDADEVRARLSDQRACMDWMRQETLRLKD, translated from the coding sequence TTGACCGACACGACCCCCAAGGCCCCCGCACAGACCTCCGCCTCAAAGCCTGTCCCGCACGTCTATAACCGGCGGGCGCTGACCTATTCGGAAACGTTTGATCACCCCGTGCGGCGCACGGTGATCAAGACGATTGAATGGCTTACGGGGAAAATCAAGATTATCCGGATGGTCCGCGCATTCGAAAAGCGCGGCAGGTTCGAAGATCAGGCGTTCTGGCGTAATGCGTTGGATGTCATGGGGATTGATGTGACAACGCCGGACGAGCAGTTGGCGCGCATTCCCAAGACCGGGCCAGTCGTTGTTGTCGCAAACCATCCGCACGGGCTGGTTGATGGCATGATCTTTGCCGAATTAATCGGGCGTGTGCGCAGCGACTACCGTATCCTGACACGCGCTTTCCTGACCGATATTGATGAAGGTGCCGGTAAGTTTCTCATCCCTGTCCCGTTTCCGCATGAAGAGGGCGCACAGGCCAAGATGGTTGAGATGCGCAAGCAAGCCATGGCGCATTTGAATGCCGGTGGCGTCGTTGCCGTCTTTCCTTCCGGGGTCGTCGCATCGTCTGACACGCTGTTTGGTCCCATGATTGAGCGGGAATGGAACCTTTTTACAGCCAAGATGATCCGGATGTCAGGCGCGCGGGTTGTACCGCTCTTCTTTCCGGGGGCGAATTCGCGCTGGTATCAAATGGCCAACCGCATATCGCCGACCCTGCGCCAGAGCCTGTTGATCTATGAAATTGTCAGGGCTTGCGGCAAACCGCAAAAGCCTGTGGTCGGCCATCCGTTTGATGCGGACGAAGTCAGGGCACGCTTGAGTGACCAACGCGCCTGCATGGACTGGATGCGCCAAGAAACACTGCGCCTGAAAGACTAG
- a CDS encoding 3-hydroxybutyryl-CoA dehydrogenase, whose product MTIEKVGIVGAGQMGNGIAHVFALAEYEVLMTDISQDALNAAVALIERNLDRQVSKELITQAQKTDAMKRITTTPTLTDLGKTDLIIEAATERETIKTAIFEDLVPHLKPDTILTSNTSSISITRLASRTDRPEKFMGFHFMNPVPIMQLVELIRGIATDEPTFKACHAVVERLGKTSATAEDFPAFIVNRILMPMINEAIYTLYEGVGSVQSIDTSLKLGANHPMGPLELADFIGLDTCLAIMNVLHDGLADTKYRPCPLLTKYVEAGWLGRKSERGFYDYRSGTPVPTR is encoded by the coding sequence ATGACAATTGAAAAGGTAGGCATCGTTGGCGCAGGTCAGATGGGCAACGGCATTGCCCATGTCTTTGCCCTTGCGGAATATGAAGTGCTGATGACAGATATCAGCCAGGACGCGTTGAACGCCGCCGTTGCGCTGATCGAGCGTAATCTGGATCGCCAGGTCAGCAAAGAACTGATCACCCAAGCGCAAAAGACCGACGCGATGAAGCGGATTACAACGACGCCGACCCTGACCGATCTGGGCAAGACCGACCTGATCATCGAAGCCGCGACTGAGCGCGAGACGATCAAGACCGCGATTTTCGAAGATCTTGTGCCGCACCTGAAGCCGGACACGATCCTGACGTCCAACACCTCGTCAATCTCGATTACGCGACTGGCATCACGGACAGACCGTCCCGAAAAGTTCATGGGGTTTCATTTTATGAACCCTGTTCCGATCATGCAGCTGGTTGAACTGATCCGCGGCATCGCCACTGACGAACCTACGTTCAAGGCCTGCCACGCAGTGGTAGAGCGATTGGGAAAAACATCCGCGACGGCGGAAGATTTTCCAGCCTTCATCGTCAACCGCATCCTGATGCCGATGATCAACGAGGCAATCTATACGCTTTATGAAGGCGTGGGGTCGGTGCAATCCATTGATACTTCGCTCAAGCTGGGTGCGAACCACCCGATGGGGCCGCTGGAACTGGCTGACTTCATCGGACTGGATACCTGTCTGGCGATTATGAACGTGCTGCATGATGGTTTGGCCGATACCAAGTATCGCCCCTGCCCTTTGCTCACCAAATATGTCGAAGCAGGCTGGCTGGGTCGGAAATCGGAACGCGGATTCTATGACTACCGCAGCGGCACGCCTGTCCCCACGCGCTAG